The following DNA comes from Caulobacter mirabilis.
TCGGCCTCGTTCAACCGCCAGCGGGGCGCGGTTGTAGACGCCCATGATGTGGTCGGGGGACGGGGCGGAGGTGGTCGTCGTGCTCAAGGGTGCCTCCCAAAAGCGAGAAAGTCCCCGGCGGTCGCGCGGGGACAGGAAGGCTTGGCGTTGTCGCGGGGGAACGCCGGGATGTCAATGACTTGTCCGATGAAACCCGCGGCCTTTCCGGCCGTTTGTGTGGGGCTGAGGGAGCCCTGACATGATCGAGATCCTGCCCGCGCCCGACCACGTCGCCGCCGTCCGCATGGAAGGCCGTCTGACGGCGGACGATTACGACAAGCTGATCGCCCTCATCGAGGCAAAGCTGGCCGACCATCCGATCATCCATGTCTATGCCGACACGATCCCCTTCGACGACATCGCGCCCGAGGCTCTGGCCAAGGATTTCGCCTACAGCTTCAGCAAGATCACCCAGTGGCCGCGCTTCCGTCGCGCGGCGGTGGTCACCGACAAGGGCTGGATGCGGATGCTGCTGCGCGCGACCGCGCCCTTCGTGCCGACGCTGGAGTCCCGCGCCTTCGGCCCGGGCGAGCAGGCCGAGGCCCTGACCTGGATTTCCGCCGCCCCCGACAAGGCCTGACGACCACAAGGCCCGACGTCAAAACCTGACCATGATTGCGGGGTACTGGCCCCCGCTTCATCAACTGACTGGAGCTCTCCATGATCCGCACCACGATCGCCATCGCCCTGGCCGCGTCCGTCTCGGCCTGCGCCGCCTCGCCCGAGTCCAAGCCCAAGCCGACCTCCCCCGCCGTGGCGGAAGTGACCGGCACGCTCATCTGGCGCGAGCGCATTCTGCTGCCGCCGTCCAAGGTGACCATCCAGCTGCTGGACGTCTCGCTGATGGACGCGCCGTCGAAGGTGATCGCCGAGCAGGTCGTCGAGGGCGTCCGGTCGCCGCCGGTGGCGTTCAAGCTGGCCTTCGACCCCAAGAAGATCGAGCCGCACGCCCGCTACACCGTCTCGGCCCGCGTGGAGACCGACGGCCAGCTGCGCTTCATCACCGACACCCACAACCCGGTGATCACCAACGGGGTGAAGAACCTCGAGATCGTCGCGGTCGGCGTTCAGCGCTAACCTCTCCGCCTGCCCCCCCCAAAACGAAGAAGGCCCCGGATCGCCTCCGGGGCCTTCTCTCTTTCGTATCCGCCGCTAGCGCGCGTCGAAGGCCTTCGCGGCGGCCACGGCCAGGGCGGCGGCGCGCTCGACGGTCTTGGGATCGACGTCTGCCATCGTGTCCTGCGGCGTGTGGATCAGGCCCAGAATCCGCGGCGGGGCCTTGGCCGCCTTCGGATCGGCCATGAAGGCCTGCAGGTCGAGCACTTCGGCGCGCGGCAGGATGCTGATCGACGTCGCCAGGACGCCGGCCTTGCGGAAGGCCAGATGGTCGCTCGGCGGGTAGCGGTCGAAGCTCACGCAGTCCTCCTTGGCCGCGCCGCAGGCCGCCGCCATGCCGGCCTGGATCACGGCTCGGACTTCGCCCTCGCCGGCATAGAAGAAGGGCGTGTCGCCGTAGGCGTTGATGTCGAAGTTCACCACCGCGGCCGTACGGGCGGCGTCTGGCCCCTGGGCGTAGGCGAAGGCCCCGAGCAGGCCCAGTTCCTCCTGGTCGAAAAAGACGACGCGCAGGCGATGGTTCTTCAGCCCGCCCTTCAGCTGCTCGGCGGCGTTGACCAGCGCCACGACCGAGGCGGCGTTGTCGACGACGCCGTCGACCAGCTTGCCGTCCTTCAGGACCTCGGCGTCGTAGTGGGCGGTCAGCAGGATGTCCTTGTCGCCCTGCCCGAGCGTGACGACGACGTTGTAGCCTTCGGGCACGCCCGGCTTGCCGCTGTTGAACGGCTGGACCTCGTACTTCAGGCCCCGCGCATCGAGCAGCGCCTTGAGCGTGGCCAGGCGCTCGGCCTGGGTCGGCTTGGCGAAGGCGGCGACCGCCTCGGCCGTCGCGGCGGGCGCGGCCAGCACGGGCGCCGGCGCGGCGCAGAGAACCAGGCCGGCCAGAGCCAGCGCCTTGAACGACGTCATGGAATTTCCCCCTTGGAAACGAACTAGGTCTTGAGCCGCCAGCCGGTGACGAAGACGCGCCAGCACCAGGCGAACATCGCCAGGTTCAGCACCGCGACCACGACGACGCCGACCATCAGGTTGCCGTCCGCCTGGCCGATGAAGCCGTAGCGGAAGCCGTCGATCAGATAGAAGAACGGGTTGTAGTGGCTGGCCGTGCGGAACGGCTCCGGCAGCCGGTCGACCAGGTAGAAGGTCCCCGACAGGAAGGTCATCGGCATGATGATGAAGTTGGTGATCGCCGCCAGATGGTCGAACTTCTCCGACCACAGGCCGGTGGCGATGCCCACCAGTCCGAGCAGCAGCGAGGCGCCGATCCCGAAGTAGAGGATCGCCCAGGGATGGGCGACGCGCAGCTCGGTGAACGGCAACAGGGCGATGGTGATCGCCGTGACCAGGCCCACGACCATGCCTCGCGTGGCCGCGCCCAGGGCGAAGGCCAGCACCTGCTCAAGAGCCGACAGCGGCGGGGTCAGGAAGTCCGGCGTCAGCCCCATCATCTTGGCCTGCAGCAGGCTCGACGAAGAGTTGGCGAAGGCGTTGTTGAGGATCGCCATCATGATCAGGCCGGGGGCCACGAAGGCCGAGAACGGCGTGCCGTGGATCGGCGGGGCGGCCCCGCGCACGGCGACGACGAAGACCATCATATAGAGCAGGGTCGTCACGACCGGCGCGGCGACCGTCTGGGTCGCCACCTTCCAGAACCTGCGGACCTCCTTGAGATACAGGGTCGCGAAACCGGTCCAGTTGAAGCCCGCGTAGTCGCGGGGTTGCGGCGGAAGCGCGCGGTCGGCCGTGTCTTTCATCCGCCCTAGGTGCGCTCGCCCGGGGACAAGCGCAACCATCCCGGGGACAAACCGCGCGAAAACCTTGCCCACCGTCCGAAAAGCCCCTATTTGCGCCGCCCTTCGGGCAACCGGGCGCGCCTCTTCGGTAGGGTTTGATTCAACATATTGAATCTGTGGACATCCTAAAGGCGCCTATTGTGCCCGTTAATAGAAGGTTTACGATATCTAGTAGGCGGGGGGCTCTGAGAGCCGTCCGGATACTAGATGTGGGGTGGAGCGCTGAAGGCGCCGCCCGCTTGGCAGAAAGGGCTGGACGATGGGCTGGACCGACGAACGCGTAACCACTCTGAAGAAACTCTGGCTCGATGGCCTCTCAGCCAGCCAGATCGCCAAGCAACTCGGCGGGGTCACCCGCAACGCCGTCATCGGCAAGGTGCACCGCCTGGGCCTGTCGGGCCGCGCGGCGCCGTCGCAGCCTGCCCGTCCGGCCTTCAAGACCCCGCGCCCGCCGCGTCCGGTCTCGACCGCGCCGGCCACGCCGCGCCGCGTCGTCGCCGAGCCGGCGGCCGCCGCCCCGACCCAGCCGCTGCCGCAGCCGGTGCACCGCATCGAGGAGCCGGGCAGCGCCACGGTGCTGACCCTGGGCGCTCACATGTGCAAGTGGCCGATCGGCGATCCGTCCAGCGACGGCTTCACCTTCTGCGGCCGCCGCGCCGGCGACACCGGCCCCTACTGCCGTGAGCACGCCCAGGTGGCCTACCAGCAGCCGCAGACCGGCAAGAAGAAGGCCACGGCCTCCGAACTGGCCCGCTCGCTGCGCCGCTATATCTAACGCTTCTCTGGCGTCATCCCGGACAGCCCGCAGGGCTGATCCGGGACCCGGCCGGCGGTGTCTCTGGGTCCCGGCTCTTCGCGCTACGCGCTTCGGCCGGGATGACCGCTATAAAGGAACGGCATGACCGATTCCGACGCCGCCCCATCCAACGCCCAGGCCTATTCCGTCTCGGAACTCGCGTTCGCGCTCAAGCGGACGCTCGAGGACGCCTACGGCTTCGTGCGGCTGCGCGGGGAGCTGTCGAAGGTCACGCACCATTCCAGCGGCCACGTCTACCTGACCATCAAGGACGACAAGGCCGCCATCGACGGCGTCGTCTGGAAGGGCTCGGTCCGCAACCTGTCCATCCGCCCCGAGCAGGGGATGGAGGTCATCGTCACCGGCCGCATCACCACCTTCCCGGCCGGGTCGCGCTACCAGATCGTCATCGAGACCATGGAGGCGGCGGGCGTCGGCGCCCTGCTCGCCCAGCTCGAGCGGCTGAAGCAGAAGCTCCACGCCGAGGGCCTGTTCGCCGCCGAGCGCAAGCGCCGCCTGCCCTCGATGCCGGCCGTCGTCGGCGTGATCACCAGCCCCACCGGCGCGGTCATCCGCGACATCCTGCACCGCATCCGCGACCGCTGGCCCTGCCGCGTGATCGTCTGGCCGGTGATCGTCCAGGGCGAGGGCGCCGCCGCCCAGGTCGCCGGCGCGATCCGCGGCTTCAACGCCATGACGGCCGACGGGCCGATCCCACGGCCGGACATCCTGATCGTCGCTCGCGGCGGCGGCTCGGTGGAGGACCTCTGGGCCTTCAACGACGAGACCCTGGCCCGCACGGTCGCCGAGGGGACGATTCCCTTGATCAGCGCGGTCGGGCACGAGACCGACACCACCCTGATCGACTATGTCTCCGACCGCCGCGCGCCCACTCCGACCGCCGCCGCCGAGATGGCCACGCCGGTCCTCGCGGAGCTGAAGGCGGCCGTCAGCGACTACGACCGCCGCCTGAACCAGTCCGGCGCCCGGGCGATCGAGGGCCGCCGCGACCGGCTGAACGCCGCGGCTCGCGGCCTGCCCCGCCCGGCCGATATCCTGGCCCTCGCCGGACAGCGGCTGGACTACGCCTCCAGCCACCTGACCATGGGCCTGCGTCGCAACGTCGACCTGCACGCCCGCCACCTGGCCCAGATCGCCGCGCCGCTGCGCCCCGCCCTGCTGGGCAGCCGCAACGACCAGCTGCGCGGCCGGCTGGACCAGCTGAACCTGCGCCTGAACGCCGCCATCCCGCGCCGGCTGGAGGCTGAGCAGATCCGGCTGGCCAGCCTCGACAAGCTGCGCCAGACCCTGAACCCGAAACGCCCGCCCCGCCCCGGCTTCGTGCTGGTGACCCGGGCGGACGGCTCGACCGTCGGCAACGGCGCGGATCTGGCCTCGGGCGAGACCGTGCGGCTGATGTTCGAGGACGCCACGCGCGAGGCCGTCATCGACGGCGACGGCGGCGTCGCCCCCCCGCCTCCGCCGGCCCCGAAGCCTGCCAAACGCCCCCCGACGCCGCCGACGGACCAGGGCGACCTGTTCTAGCGGCCCCACAGTCGCTAAATAGGGGTCATGAACGCTTTCGATCGCGACATGGGCGGCGACCTCGCCGTGCTGCATTACGGAGACGGCGAGTACGCCGTGCTCAAGCCGGGCCGGCATGTGCTCTGCGCCGTCAGCGGCGTGAAGATCCCGCTGAAGGCCCTGCGCTACTGGAACGTCGAGGCGCAGGAGGCCTACGCCGGCCCCGCGGAGGCGCTGAAGCGCTGGAAGGACCTGAACCCCTGAACCGGCGAGAGGTCCTGGCGGGACTGGCCGGCGCAGGCGTCTGCGGCCCGGCGCTCGCCAAGGCTCCGACGCTCGACCTGGCCGGCCGCTATCGCCAGGGCGGCTTCGCCATCGGACGCACTGCGCCTGACGCCGACATCCTCCTGGACGGCGAGCGGCTGAGCAAAGCCTCCGGCGGCGGCTGGTTCTTCGTCGGCTTCGACCGCGATGCGGCGGCCGCGGCGACCGTGCGGGTCGAGACGCCCGCCGGCGCCGCCCAGTCCGTCCTGACCATCGCGCCCGGCGACTTCGACATCCAGCGGATCAGCGGCCTGCCCGACGACCAGGTGTCGCCGACCAACCCCGCCCTGCTCGAACGCATCCAGCGCGAAGCGGCCCTGAAGTCCGCCGCCCTGCAAAGTCGCCTGCCCGCCGACCATTTCCGGGACGGCTTCGCCATGCCCCTGACGCGCTGGCGGCTGAGCGCCCGCTTCGGCGGCCAGCGGATCCTCAACGGCGTGCCGAAACGGCCGCACTACGGTTGCGATCTGGCCGCGCCGACCGGAACGCCGATCATGGCCCCGGCCGCCGGGCAGGTCGTCCTGGCGGAGCCGGCCATGCATTTCGAGGGCGGCCTGACCATGATCGACCACGGCCAGGGCCTGATCAGCTTCTACCTTCACCAGTCCCGCATCGCCGTGACGGCCGGCCAGACCGTGAGGCGCGGCGAGGTCATCGGCGCGGTCGGGGCGACCGGCCGAGCCACCGGGCCGCACCTCTGCTGGCGGCTGAAATGGCGCGATCGCAA
Coding sequences within:
- a CDS encoding ABC transporter permease gives rise to the protein MKDTADRALPPQPRDYAGFNWTGFATLYLKEVRRFWKVATQTVAAPVVTTLLYMMVFVVAVRGAAPPIHGTPFSAFVAPGLIMMAILNNAFANSSSSLLQAKMMGLTPDFLTPPLSALEQVLAFALGAATRGMVVGLVTAITIALLPFTELRVAHPWAILYFGIGASLLLGLVGIATGLWSEKFDHLAAITNFIIMPMTFLSGTFYLVDRLPEPFRTASHYNPFFYLIDGFRYGFIGQADGNLMVGVVVVAVLNLAMFAWCWRVFVTGWRLKT
- the xseA gene encoding exodeoxyribonuclease VII large subunit, with product MTDSDAAPSNAQAYSVSELAFALKRTLEDAYGFVRLRGELSKVTHHSSGHVYLTIKDDKAAIDGVVWKGSVRNLSIRPEQGMEVIVTGRITTFPAGSRYQIVIETMEAAGVGALLAQLERLKQKLHAEGLFAAERKRRLPSMPAVVGVITSPTGAVIRDILHRIRDRWPCRVIVWPVIVQGEGAAAQVAGAIRGFNAMTADGPIPRPDILIVARGGGSVEDLWAFNDETLARTVAEGTIPLISAVGHETDTTLIDYVSDRRAPTPTAAAEMATPVLAELKAAVSDYDRRLNQSGARAIEGRRDRLNAAARGLPRPADILALAGQRLDYASSHLTMGLRRNVDLHARHLAQIAAPLRPALLGSRNDQLRGRLDQLNLRLNAAIPRRLEAEQIRLASLDKLRQTLNPKRPPRPGFVLVTRADGSTVGNGADLASGETVRLMFEDATREAVIDGDGGVAPPPPPAPKPAKRPPTPPTDQGDLF
- a CDS encoding DUF2093 domain-containing protein yields the protein MNAFDRDMGGDLAVLHYGDGEYAVLKPGRHVLCAVSGVKIPLKALRYWNVEAQEAYAGPAEALKRWKDLNP
- a CDS encoding M23 family metallopeptidase, translated to MRVETPAGAAQSVLTIAPGDFDIQRISGLPDDQVSPTNPALLERIQREAALKSAALQSRLPADHFRDGFAMPLTRWRLSARFGGQRILNGVPKRPHYGCDLAAPTGTPIMAPAAGQVVLAEPAMHFEGGLTMIDHGQGLISFYLHQSRIAVTAGQTVRRGEVIGAVGATGRATGPHLCWRLKWRDRNLDPLLLASFRAVPAT
- a CDS encoding GcrA family cell cycle regulator gives rise to the protein MGWTDERVTTLKKLWLDGLSASQIAKQLGGVTRNAVIGKVHRLGLSGRAAPSQPARPAFKTPRPPRPVSTAPATPRRVVAEPAAAAPTQPLPQPVHRIEEPGSATVLTLGAHMCKWPIGDPSSDGFTFCGRRAGDTGPYCREHAQVAYQQPQTGKKKATASELARSLRRYI
- a CDS encoding M28 family peptidase, which gives rise to MTSFKALALAGLVLCAAPAPVLAAPAATAEAVAAFAKPTQAERLATLKALLDARGLKYEVQPFNSGKPGVPEGYNVVVTLGQGDKDILLTAHYDAEVLKDGKLVDGVVDNAASVVALVNAAEQLKGGLKNHRLRVVFFDQEELGLLGAFAYAQGPDAARTAAVVNFDINAYGDTPFFYAGEGEVRAVIQAGMAAACGAAKEDCVSFDRYPPSDHLAFRKAGVLATSISILPRAEVLDLQAFMADPKAAKAPPRILGLIHTPQDTMADVDPKTVERAAALAVAAAKAFDAR
- a CDS encoding YbaY family lipoprotein, giving the protein MIRTTIAIALAASVSACAASPESKPKPTSPAVAEVTGTLIWRERILLPPSKVTIQLLDVSLMDAPSKVIAEQVVEGVRSPPVAFKLAFDPKKIEPHARYTVSARVETDGQLRFITDTHNPVITNGVKNLEIVAVGVQR
- a CDS encoding STAS/SEC14 domain-containing protein, whose product is MIEILPAPDHVAAVRMEGRLTADDYDKLIALIEAKLADHPIIHVYADTIPFDDIAPEALAKDFAYSFSKITQWPRFRRAAVVTDKGWMRMLLRATAPFVPTLESRAFGPGEQAEALTWISAAPDKA